The nucleotide sequence GCATATTACGGTTTTTGTAACCTGTAACCTTCTGCACTGTAGGATCAAAGCGGGGATCGCTTAATACATCGTTTATTATGGCACTGCGGTTATATTTTATAACCCAGCCGGCAATACCGTCCAAGGCAAGCACCATCTTTTTTGCTTCAATCCCCTTAGGCCCTATTGCAATTTCAAACCTAAGTCTTTCACCATCCGGCTCAAGCATCAAAAGAGATGCTGCATCCCCTTCTACAACATCCATTGCCGATTCTACAATCTTTTCCAAAAGAACACTCAAATCGGAATAATTTGAGTTTATCAGCAAGCTTGTGTTTATAAGAGTATTAAGCTTATCTCTTTTAATGCTCTCAACCGTGCTCATAAGACGAACGGATTTACTCCGGTTTATTCTTTAAAAGGTCTCCAAGAGTATAAGATGAATCATCATCTTCTTGTTCGGTTGACATGTACTGAGAAATTTCTTCCTGCTGTTGTTTTCGCTTAAAATCTTTAATCGAGAAAGCGGTTTTTTTGTTTCTCGGATTTATTTCGATTACTACAGCCTTGATCTTATCTCCTACGGCGTATTTTGCAAGAGCTTCTTCAGGTGTTTCATCCCTGGACTCAACCAAATTTTGTTTGTGGATTAAGCCCTCGATATCTCCGGGAACCTTTACAAATACACCGAAGTCGGTGATTGAGGAAACTTCGCCTTCAACAATAGAACCGACCTTATAAGCGGCTCCGAATTTTTCCCAAGGATCATCGGTAAGCTGTTTAATACCCAAACGGATTCTTCTTGATTCGGCATCGCACTCGATAACGATAACTTCGATTTCTTTACCTACTTCAAGCTCGCTTCCGGGATGTTTTACGCGTTTAATCCACGAAATATCGTCTGCATGTAAAAATCCGTCGATACCTTCTTCAAGAGAAATAAAGGCGCCTGCATTTGTAATTTTAACGACCTTTCGAGTTAAGCGTGTTCCTACAGGGTAACGCTCTTCAATCGTATCCCATGGGTTGTCCGTAACCTGTTTTAGACCCAAAGAAACTCTTCCGGCCTGAATATCGTAGCCGAGAATCATACATGTTACCTTATCTCCGGGCTTTAAGATATCCTCAGGCTTATTAATCTTCTTAACCCAGCTGAATTCGCTGATATGGGCCAGGCCTTCGATTCCTTCATCCAATTCAATAAAGGCACCGAAATCCGTTGTCTTTGTAACCGTTCCGGTAACAATGTCTTCAACATGGAACTTGTCTTCAAACTGAAGCCAAGGATCCTGAGTAAAATGCTTTAATGAGAGATTTATTCTCTTGTTCTCCGGATCAAGGCGGATTACCTTAAGCTCTATTTCTTCGCCCTTCTTTACGAAGTCCTTAGGACGGGTTACATGACCCCAGCTCATATCATTGATATGTAAGAGGCCGTCAAAACCGCCCAAATCGATAAAGGCACCGAAACTGGTAAAGCTCTTAACCGTTCCCTTTACGGTGTCGCCTATCTTTGTATTTTGAAAAAAGGCGTCTCTTTCTTTTTCGGTACGCCCTTCCATGTACTTACGCCTGTTTACAACAATATTTTCACCTGTGCGTGAATTAAAGCTTAATTTTTCAATGTAGAATTTAGACTTTACGCCTACCAGGGTTTCAGGCTTTTCGACTCTGGATACATCTGCCTGACTCAAAGGTAAAAAAGCAGTCAATCCGCCGCCGAGCTTTACCTCATAGCCGGCCCTAACCTGCTTTGCGATAGTACCATCAATCGGAGTCTTATCGGCATAAGCCTGTTTAAACTCTTTTTGAAGAATAAGCCTATCGGCCTTGAGTTTTGATACGGATAAATGACCGTTTGAGCTTTCGGTTTTTTCGATAAGTACATTTACCTTATCGTTTACCTTAGGTTCTTCATCAAACTCATCCAAAGGAATATGTCCCTCGGATTTACCGCCTACATCGACAAAAACGGTTCCGTTGTTTACAGCAACAACATAACCTTCTTTAATTGTCCCCGCCTCAGGAGCCTCAAAATTATTTAAGTACTCCTCTTGTAATTGTGCTTGGATGTTTCCGTTGGAGTCTTTTTCAACATCCTTTACCACTTCCATCTTTTCCATAGATAACCCTTTATTATTGATATTTTCCGACTTTGATGCCGATATTATTGCCGACACCTCTGCCAGCATTCTTTCATAAACTTCATTTATATTTAAGTCCGATGTATCGAGGTACACGGCATCGGGAGCCACTTTTAAGCTCCCTTCTTTTTTGTTTTTATCCACCTCATCTCTTTCGAGAATCGTTTTTTTTATTTCTTCCGGCGAAAGATTGCTTGTTCCCTGATCAAAGCGCCTTTTTGCCCTGGCCTCTACAGAAGCATCAAGATAAAACTTAATATCTGCATTAGGAAAAACAACGGTTGTCATATCCCTGCCTTCGCAAACAGCTCCGGTTTTAGCGGCTTCTTCACGAATTTTCTTATTTAATATGTGCCTTATAGGAACTATAGCTGAAAGAGGTGCGACAATGGATTCTACAGCATCGCTTCGAAGATAAGCCTCAACATTTTCATTACCTAAAAACATGGAGCCGTTTATATAAAAAAGTTCCGTCTTTTCTGCAAATGAGGTCCATTTTTTTTCATCCGAAAGATCGGGAGTTTGTCCGCCGCTTCCGTCATTTCTGCCTCCGAAAGAACGCAGTACAGCCAGAGCCAAGGCCCTATAAAAACTACCCGTATTCATAAATGTAATGTTCAAGTGTTCAGCAAGCATCTTTGCAAGAGTACTTTTGCCTGAGCCTGCAGGTCCATCAATCGCTATTATCATATTCTACAATTATACAATTTTTTTAACATTATGTATATACTTTTTTATAAAAAGTATAGTATTTTTTTCTAAAATATATTATTATGTGGGTAATTATGGGAAAGAAAAATACATCTTTAGGCTGTTTTTTTTGGCTTGCTTTTATTTTATTGATAGCCCTGCTCTTTTTTATCAACAAAGACAATATTGCCCGTGTTTTTGAAAAAACAAATGCAATAAGCATATTCCAAAAAAAAGAACCGCAAGAAGAAAAGCAAAATGAAGTAGACCTTGAAGGCATTCAAAATGAAATAGAAAAAATCAGAGCGGCAGAAAAAGATGAAGAAAATTCTTCTGAAGAAAAAGCCGAAGCTGAGCCGGAAAAACCGGCTGAACAAGTTCAAAAAACGGTCAAAAAAAATTCGGAACCGCAAAAAACTACAGCTGAGGATAAACCTAAAGAAGAAAAAAAGACAAGTTCTCAAAACTCAAACGAAAAAAAGACAAAAACGGAAACTCAACCCGTCAAAAAAAACTCTGAAAGCAAAAATAAAGATGAATCTAAAAAAGATGTGCCTAAACTTGAGCAAAAAAACGAAAAAGCATCCGAAAAAAGGAGCTCTAAAATTTATTTGGTTAAAATAGATTCGGACGGTAAATTGGTAAGAAAGCCGATTATGAGACAGCTTGAAAAAACGGACTCGCCTTTAACCGATGCCATAAACAGCCTTCTTCAAGGCCCCACAACGGAAGAAGCAAAACAAGGCTTCCGCTCCTTTATTCCTCCCGATACAAAACTTTTATCGATTGAGGTAAAAAACGGGGTTGCAGAAGTAAATATAAGCGAAGACTTTCAATTTAACAGATACGGCATAGAGGCCTATCAAGCCCAGCTTGAACAAATAGTTTTTACGGCATGCGAATTTTCCACGGTAAGTTCCGTTCAGTTTTTAATTAACGGCAAGAAAAAGGAGTACCTCGGAGCCGAAGGCATATGGATAGGCTCTCCTCTTTCGGTTAATTCGTTTGTAAGATAAAAATAACTTTAGAAATCTAAAGATAAGCTTGAAAACATCTATTGCAGTTTATAAGCTTGGTCAGGGAAAACCGCCTATATAAACTGCAATTATTTTTAATGGGAATAAGATTTAGCCCAAAAATACCTGAGCATTATTATCGATGGCCAATATAGTTTTACATTCCGAACATCTAAAACGTCCGGCCTTAGTAGCCTTGAGTTTCTTTGAACATATGGGACAGGCAAATATTTTGGGAAATACTTTGGTATTTGCAGTAGTACTTGAACTTTGAAAAAACGACACTGCATCAGACAAAGCATCCTTAATATTAAAAAATTGTGAAAAGCCTAAAAGCTGAAATATTTCATATACCTTAGGCTGAATATCCAATAAAACTATATCTCCGCCTCTTGGTTTTACGGTTTTTAAAAAGGCTGTAAATGAACCTATACCTGTGGATGAAACGTAATTTAAAGCGGCACAGTTAAATACAATCTGAATAAAACCGCTGTCTATAATTTTTGCAATACGTTTTTGAAAAAACGCAGAGTTATAGGTATCAATGTAGCCGTTCAAAAAAACAACTACGCATTTATCAAGTCCATCTACTCTTTGAAGCCGGATCTTCAAGCTGTCATCTTTTTCATCATCAAAGCCGGCTATAACACTGTTATTGCTCATAATTCTCCCGATTTATTTTCAAAATAAAGAAATAATCCAGTATGTCTAAACTCCATTATACCCTTTATTTTAAAAAAAGTCAAATATAAAACAAAAAAAAATCTATTTTTCTGTAACTTGTACTTTTAATAATTCAAAAAAATACCATACGAGAACAAAGAATTCCTTTTACAGTTACAGTATTGGCTAATATTTATAGGCTTGTAGCTTATGTTTGCAAATTTTAAGATTTTTTTTAATTTCTCTTGACATAAAGACTGAATGACGGCAATATACAAAAATGAACTTTGAAAAAACAATTATTCTTTGCCGGCCGGAAACAAGTGCAAACATAGGAGCCGTATGCAGAGTTATGGCAAATACGGGCTTTAGCGATTTAAGAATTACGGGAGACAAGAAGGATTACGATGAAACGGAAGTCTTAAAACTGGCCCTTCACGCCTCCCATGTGTGGAAAAATGCCCATTTTTATCCTCCTACCATTGAAGGCCTAAAAGAAGCGGCAGCGGATTGTTCAACCTTAATAGGAACCAGCAGACGAACAGGCCATAAACGCAAAGATTTAGGAATAAGCCCTGAAGACCTCTGTCTTGATTTAAAAAAATTCTACGGAGGCAGATTAGGCCTCCTTTTTGGCAATGAACGCACCGGTCTTATAGATGAAGAGCTTAATATATGCTCTTTTTCGGTTAATATTCCTGCTGAAGAAGACTTCGGCTCATATAATCTTTCCCATGCCGTGCTTATTCTTTGTTACTCCCTTTATATAGCGGAAAAAAATAATCCGCTGACAGAAAAGGATAATCCAAGCATAGAAAAAAACATTTACTTACAAAAGGCTTCAATGAAAATGATTCAAGAAAACTCGGAACAGATATGCAACTACCTTTCGGGCTTAGGACTATTTAAAAAAGGAGGGAAAAAAATAAACGAGACATTTTTTATTGAACTTTTATCCTCCGCAGGAGCTTCGGAATTCGATATAATGCATTTAACTGAAATTTTTAAGAAACTTTTTTTTATGTATAGTTGTTAATACACTGATAATTATCCTTGAGGAGGGATAGTATGGTAACTGTTTTGTCGGTAGGAGGCTCTATAGTAGCCCCGGATAAACCGGATTTCGATTTTTTAGATAAATTTTCAAAAACTATCAGAAGTTGGCTTTCGCAAGATTCATCGCGAAAAATTATTATGGTAATCGGGGGCGGAGCTCCTGCCAGAGATTATCAAAACGCATACAGGACAGTTTGTGACCTAAGAAAGGCCTCTGCCAAAAATGATGAAGCGGATTGGATAGGAATAATGGCAACAAGGCTCAATGCCCAGCTTGTAAAGGCTGTTTTTGAAGATCTTTGCCCGAATCCTGTAGTTTACGACCCGACAGCAGTAGATATGTTCGGCGGGCAAATACTGGTTGCAGCAGGCTGGAAACCCGGCTTTTCTACGGATAATGATGCCGTAGTCCTTGCAGAAAGATTTTCGGGAAATTTGGTAGTAAATCTTTCAAACATTGCCAAAGTCTATACAGATGATCCTAAAAAGAATCCTGAAGCTAAACCCATCGATTCTATTTCTTGGGAAGATTTTATAAAAATAGTCGGAACGGAATGGGTTCCCGGAAAAAACACGCCCTTTGACCCCATAGCCAGCCAAAGAGCTCAAAAAGCAGGCATAAGGGTAATATGCGCTGCCGGAAAGGATATTGAGAATTTGGAAAATATTCTCAACGGTAAAGATTTTAAAGGAACGGTAATCGGCTAATGGAAAATTATTACAATATACTTAATGTTTCGAATAATGCTGATGAAGACCAAATTAAACAGGCATATAGGGCCTTGGCTATGAAGTATCATCCCGACAAAAACCCGGATAGCAAGACAGCCGAAGAAAAATTTAAGCGTATAAGTGAGGCTTATTCCGTGCTCTCAGACCCTCAAAAAAGAAGAGACTACGATCTCAGTATGTCAAGCCCCTTTAGCTCCTCTGCGAAAACCTATACTTACGGTCAAGACACAAATCCCTTTGGAGACGACATTTTCAGCTCTAATTGGTGGAAAAATTGGAGAAACGTCCGAAATGAAAATGCAAAGAAAAGAGAGAAGATTAGCAGAAGTGAGGCCTTCAGGATACTTATACGCGGCATAATACTGACCATAGTAGGTCTACTGCTGTTTAAGAGTATTATCTTTTTAGGAATTTTTGGGCTTCTATTAGCCTTATCCCTTGTTACAGAGGGTGTCCTCCGAATACGGAAAGGCTATATGGCGATTTTCGATTAGAGCTTATCTTTCTCTGAAGATAATTCGGCCTCTCGTCAAGTCATAGGGGGATAGGGCAACTTTTACCGTATCTCCCGGTACAATTTTAATATAATGCTTCCGCATCTTTCCGGATAAATGAGCCAAAATAACATGACCGTTTTTTAACTCAACCCTAAACATAGTATTGGGAAGAGACTCCTTAACAATACCTTCAACTTCAATTGCTTCTTCCTTAGCCACAGGACCTCCAAAAAAATGAATAAATTCAAGAAAAACGTTTGCTTTTTGCTTGATTTAGTCGTATAATTCTAAAGTCTATTAAAAAAATTGTCAACTAGGAGATGTGTATGAAAAAGAAGTTTATTGAGGAAATGAAAGAATATTTGCTAAAAGAGAGGGAAGAAATACTCTCTTCATTGAAGAAAAACGATGAGGAGTATGCAGAAACCTTAGCAAACAGCATTCCCAAAGACTTTGCAGATCTGGCATCATATAG is from Treponema denticola and encodes:
- the pyrH gene encoding UMP kinase; its protein translation is MVTVLSVGGSIVAPDKPDFDFLDKFSKTIRSWLSQDSSRKIIMVIGGGAPARDYQNAYRTVCDLRKASAKNDEADWIGIMATRLNAQLVKAVFEDLCPNPVVYDPTAVDMFGGQILVAAGWKPGFSTDNDAVVLAERFSGNLVVNLSNIAKVYTDDPKKNPEAKPIDSISWEDFIKIVGTEWVPGKNTPFDPIASQRAQKAGIRVICAAGKDIENLENILNGKDFKGTVIG
- the rpsA gene encoding 30S ribosomal protein S1 produces the protein MIIAIDGPAGSGKSTLAKMLAEHLNITFMNTGSFYRALALAVLRSFGGRNDGSGGQTPDLSDEKKWTSFAEKTELFYINGSMFLGNENVEAYLRSDAVESIVAPLSAIVPIRHILNKKIREEAAKTGAVCEGRDMTTVVFPNADIKFYLDASVEARAKRRFDQGTSNLSPEEIKKTILERDEVDKNKKEGSLKVAPDAVYLDTSDLNINEVYERMLAEVSAIISASKSENINNKGLSMEKMEVVKDVEKDSNGNIQAQLQEEYLNNFEAPEAGTIKEGYVVAVNNGTVFVDVGGKSEGHIPLDEFDEEPKVNDKVNVLIEKTESSNGHLSVSKLKADRLILQKEFKQAYADKTPIDGTIAKQVRAGYEVKLGGGLTAFLPLSQADVSRVEKPETLVGVKSKFYIEKLSFNSRTGENIVVNRRKYMEGRTEKERDAFFQNTKIGDTVKGTVKSFTSFGAFIDLGGFDGLLHINDMSWGHVTRPKDFVKKGEEIELKVIRLDPENKRINLSLKHFTQDPWLQFEDKFHVEDIVTGTVTKTTDFGAFIELDEGIEGLAHISEFSWVKKINKPEDILKPGDKVTCMILGYDIQAGRVSLGLKQVTDNPWDTIEERYPVGTRLTRKVVKITNAGAFISLEEGIDGFLHADDISWIKRVKHPGSELEVGKEIEVIVIECDAESRRIRLGIKQLTDDPWEKFGAAYKVGSIVEGEVSSITDFGVFVKVPGDIEGLIHKQNLVESRDETPEEALAKYAVGDKIKAVVIEINPRNKKTAFSIKDFKRKQQQEEISQYMSTEQEDDDSSYTLGDLLKNKPE
- a CDS encoding DnaJ domain-containing protein, producing the protein MENYYNILNVSNNADEDQIKQAYRALAMKYHPDKNPDSKTAEEKFKRISEAYSVLSDPQKRRDYDLSMSSPFSSSAKTYTYGQDTNPFGDDIFSSNWWKNWRNVRNENAKKREKISRSEAFRILIRGIILTIVGLLLFKSIIFLGIFGLLLALSLVTEGVLRIRKGYMAIFD
- a CDS encoding GerMN domain-containing protein, with the protein product MGKKNTSLGCFFWLAFILLIALLFFINKDNIARVFEKTNAISIFQKKEPQEEKQNEVDLEGIQNEIEKIRAAEKDEENSSEEKAEAEPEKPAEQVQKTVKKNSEPQKTTAEDKPKEEKKTSSQNSNEKKTKTETQPVKKNSESKNKDESKKDVPKLEQKNEKASEKRSSKIYLVKIDSDGKLVRKPIMRQLEKTDSPLTDAINSLLQGPTTEEAKQGFRSFIPPDTKLLSIEVKNGVAEVNISEDFQFNRYGIEAYQAQLEQIVFTACEFSTVSSVQFLINGKKKEYLGAEGIWIGSPLSVNSFVR
- a CDS encoding RNA methyltransferase, which gives rise to MNFEKTIILCRPETSANIGAVCRVMANTGFSDLRITGDKKDYDETEVLKLALHASHVWKNAHFYPPTIEGLKEAAADCSTLIGTSRRTGHKRKDLGISPEDLCLDLKKFYGGRLGLLFGNERTGLIDEELNICSFSVNIPAEEDFGSYNLSHAVLILCYSLYIAEKNNPLTEKDNPSIEKNIYLQKASMKMIQENSEQICNYLSGLGLFKKGGKKINETFFIELLSSAGASEFDIMHLTEIFKKLFFMYSC
- the infA gene encoding translation initiation factor IF-1 — encoded protein: MAKEEAIEVEGIVKESLPNTMFRVELKNGHVILAHLSGKMRKHYIKIVPGDTVKVALSPYDLTRGRIIFRER
- a CDS encoding STAS domain-containing protein — protein: MSNNSVIAGFDDEKDDSLKIRLQRVDGLDKCVVVFLNGYIDTYNSAFFQKRIAKIIDSGFIQIVFNCAALNYVSSTGIGSFTAFLKTVKPRGGDIVLLDIQPKVYEIFQLLGFSQFFNIKDALSDAVSFFQSSSTTANTKVFPKIFACPICSKKLKATKAGRFRCSECKTILAIDNNAQVFLG